In the Petrotoga olearia DSM 13574 genome, one interval contains:
- a CDS encoding glycoside hydrolase family 3 C-terminal domain-containing protein, producing the protein MERAIKKLISQMTLEEKASLCSGLDNWRTKPIERLGIPSIIMSDGPHGLRKEANTDDEGMLKNSVPATCFPTAATTACSWDRKLIEEEGKALAEECQAEEVDILLGPAINIKRSPLCGRNFEYFSEDPYLSTELATAYINAVQSLGVGTSLKHYAANNQEHRRMSVDEIIDERTLREIYLANFEGAVKNGKPWTVMCSYNKVNGTHASENKYLLTDILKKEWNFEGFVVSDWGAVNERVDGLKAGLDLEMPSSFGIGDNKIIQAVKKGQLEEKVLDETVERLLKIIFKANDNRKQNATYDKEAHHQLARKIARESMVLLKNEDNILPIKKEETIAIIGEFATSPRYQGGGSSHVNPIKTDNLLEEMEKITQGKSKIIYEKGYYLNSDEIDEELIEKAKKAAKESDVAVILAGLPERYESEGYDREHMQMPQSHNKLIEEITNVQPNTVVVLSNGAPVEMPWVDKVKALLESYLGGQAWGGAVTDILFGEVNPCGKLAETFPKKLSHNPSYLNFPGEDDRVEYREGVFVGYRYYDKKQIDPLFPFGYGLSYTNFEYTDLTIDKKEINDNQTLNVKVNVKNTGNMRGKEIIQLYVKDINSRVSRPEKELKGFEKIQLEPGEEKTVIFTLDKRAFAYYNTDLKDWYVESGEFEILIGKSSKDIILKETVKVNSTKTIRKKFHRNSTIGDLMEDPVGSQILKEIMRDKISEIFPVDEHRNEELALSMMKYLPLRGLINFGRGQFTEEMLEALLKKLNE; encoded by the coding sequence ATGGAGAGAGCCATAAAAAAATTGATCTCTCAGATGACACTTGAAGAAAAGGCAAGTTTATGTTCAGGCTTAGACAATTGGCGCACCAAACCTATTGAAAGATTAGGAATACCTTCTATTATAATGAGTGATGGACCTCACGGCTTGAGAAAAGAAGCCAACACCGATGACGAAGGCATGTTGAAAAACAGCGTACCCGCCACTTGTTTCCCAACGGCTGCTACAACAGCTTGTTCTTGGGATAGAAAATTAATAGAAGAAGAAGGAAAAGCCTTAGCTGAAGAATGCCAAGCTGAAGAAGTTGATATTTTACTAGGCCCCGCTATTAACATTAAGAGGTCTCCGTTGTGTGGAAGAAATTTCGAATACTTCTCTGAAGACCCCTACTTATCAACAGAGCTTGCTACAGCGTATATAAATGCGGTTCAAAGTCTAGGGGTAGGAACCTCTTTGAAACATTATGCTGCAAACAATCAAGAACACAGAAGAATGAGTGTAGATGAAATAATAGATGAAAGGACCCTAAGAGAGATCTACTTAGCAAACTTCGAAGGGGCGGTGAAAAACGGCAAACCCTGGACGGTAATGTGCTCTTACAATAAAGTAAACGGTACACATGCGTCTGAAAACAAATACTTATTGACAGATATATTGAAAAAAGAATGGAACTTCGAAGGATTCGTTGTATCCGATTGGGGGGCAGTAAACGAAAGGGTAGACGGATTAAAAGCAGGATTAGACTTAGAAATGCCTTCAAGCTTTGGAATAGGAGACAATAAAATCATACAAGCTGTAAAAAAAGGTCAATTAGAAGAGAAGGTTTTGGATGAAACTGTAGAAAGACTACTAAAAATCATTTTTAAAGCAAACGACAACAGGAAACAAAACGCAACATATGACAAAGAAGCTCATCATCAATTAGCAAGAAAGATAGCAAGAGAAAGCATGGTACTTTTGAAGAATGAAGACAATATACTTCCAATTAAAAAAGAAGAAACGATAGCCATAATTGGAGAATTTGCCACATCACCCAGGTATCAAGGTGGTGGAAGTTCGCATGTAAACCCTATCAAAACAGATAATCTACTAGAAGAGATGGAAAAAATAACTCAAGGAAAATCTAAAATTATTTATGAAAAAGGATACTATCTTAACTCAGATGAAATCGATGAGGAACTTATAGAAAAGGCGAAGAAAGCCGCAAAAGAATCTGACGTTGCCGTAATCCTCGCAGGACTACCTGAAAGATACGAATCAGAAGGATACGATAGAGAACATATGCAGATGCCCCAAAGCCATAACAAGTTGATAGAAGAAATCACCAATGTTCAACCAAATACGGTGGTGGTATTAAGTAATGGTGCCCCAGTTGAAATGCCTTGGGTTGATAAAGTCAAAGCGCTACTAGAAAGTTACCTAGGAGGCCAAGCATGGGGAGGAGCCGTTACAGATATCCTCTTTGGTGAAGTTAATCCTTGTGGAAAATTGGCAGAAACATTTCCAAAAAAATTGAGTCACAATCCTTCCTATCTAAACTTCCCAGGCGAAGACGATAGGGTTGAATACAGAGAAGGTGTATTTGTAGGGTACAGATATTATGACAAAAAGCAAATAGATCCGTTATTCCCATTTGGATATGGGCTAAGTTACACCAATTTTGAATATACTGACCTAACAATAGATAAAAAGGAAATAAACGATAACCAAACGCTGAACGTTAAAGTGAACGTTAAAAATACAGGAAATATGAGGGGCAAAGAAATAATTCAATTGTATGTAAAAGATATAAATAGCAGAGTATCAAGGCCAGAAAAAGAACTAAAAGGATTCGAAAAAATACAACTTGAACCCGGCGAAGAAAAAACTGTAATTTTTACCTTGGATAAGCGGGCTTTTGCTTATTACAACACCGATTTAAAGGATTGGTACGTAGAAAGTGGAGAGTTTGAAATATTAATAGGAAAATCGTCGAAAGACATAATATTAAAAGAAACAGTAAAAGTTAACTCCACAAAAACAATAAGAAAGAAGTTCCATAGAAATTCTACGATTGGCGACTTAATGGAAGACCCTGTTGGCTCACAAATCTTAAAAGAAATTATGCGAGATAAGATTTCAGAAATTTTCCCCGTCGATGAACACAGGAACGAAGAGTTAGCTTTATCGATGATGAAATATCTTCCTCTGAGAGGGCTAATAAACTTTGGAAGAGGACAATTCACTGAAGAAATGCTGGAAGCGCTCCTTAAAAAATTGAACGAATAA
- a CDS encoding methyl-accepting chemotaxis protein: MKSRSIGKRIISIVIIIFILFGLSIIFNTTSLTRSNTGLESYKNLSDQVNNITEIETAFFEASLNFKDYLDNHEKNFENGFRGNLSKIDSYMNNLLDTTAESTSLVYINKSLNTYENNFEEIVQLNSQANTFLSEFNKLSESLIQELNDFNTLTKQYSVLAFSLLPEDPVVTVQNINEDVKKYFSSKSSSDKSNVLNMFSTFKDNLAFVEFGLTNNELKNAFSELMENLDNLEITFNQIVTAIESQEPIIEQMEQARVEILNLLEEQRNELKVQQDTLGPALIEENNRAIMLTAILTVIAFVVSIIMVIYLIRSITKPLLDFKNKINQFKEGDLTVNFESKSKDEIGQMANALSEMSKELRRSMGSIMQASGKVENASESLTQSSQESRKSSEELKNQMDKIQTNAEETAGNVEEVTSGVDEVARAAQGVSQDAQRLSEEADETSKAAEEGSKTIESISQAVKEAVERTKESQKEVETLASNAKNVQSIVETINSITEQTNLLALNAAIEAARAGEAGRGFAVVADEIRKLAEESRNATDEISQILANITQGTNKVNESTNKVVGTIGEINEKMVNVQQSFNRIKERIERMDQGIENMTASAEEQSASAQEMSTAMDRVAKAVTQISEQLERSRSVIDEQVNQAVGINEEAKELSELATELKGLVGSFKI; encoded by the coding sequence ATGAAATCAAGATCCATTGGTAAAAGAATAATAAGTATAGTGATAATCATATTCATATTGTTCGGTCTTTCTATAATTTTCAATACTACTTCTCTTACCAGATCAAATACTGGCTTGGAATCTTATAAAAATTTATCAGACCAAGTTAATAATATAACAGAAATAGAAACAGCTTTTTTTGAAGCTTCTTTGAATTTTAAAGATTATTTAGATAATCACGAAAAAAATTTTGAAAACGGTTTTAGAGGAAATTTATCTAAAATAGATTCATATATGAATAATTTGCTTGACACCACGGCAGAATCTACCTCTTTAGTTTATATTAATAAATCTTTAAATACATATGAAAACAATTTCGAAGAAATTGTACAATTAAATTCTCAGGCCAATACTTTTCTTTCTGAATTCAATAAGCTAAGTGAATCACTTATTCAAGAACTAAATGATTTTAATACGTTAACTAAACAATATAGTGTTTTGGCTTTTTCACTATTACCAGAAGATCCTGTTGTAACCGTTCAAAATATCAACGAAGATGTTAAAAAATATTTCTCTTCTAAATCTTCAAGCGATAAAAGTAATGTATTAAATATGTTCTCAACCTTTAAAGACAATTTAGCATTTGTAGAATTTGGGTTAACCAATAACGAACTTAAAAATGCTTTTTCTGAACTAATGGAAAATCTTGACAATTTAGAAATCACCTTCAATCAAATAGTCACAGCGATAGAATCCCAAGAACCCATAATCGAGCAGATGGAACAAGCAAGGGTAGAAATATTGAACCTGTTAGAAGAACAAAGAAATGAATTAAAAGTTCAACAAGACACATTAGGTCCAGCCCTCATAGAAGAAAACAACAGGGCAATAATGTTGACAGCCATCTTAACCGTAATTGCCTTTGTAGTATCGATAATAATGGTCATCTATCTAATAAGAAGTATAACGAAACCACTGCTAGACTTCAAAAACAAGATAAACCAATTCAAAGAAGGAGACCTAACGGTAAACTTTGAAAGTAAAAGCAAAGACGAGATAGGGCAAATGGCTAACGCTCTATCAGAAATGAGTAAAGAACTAAGAAGATCCATGGGCTCAATAATGCAAGCATCAGGCAAAGTAGAAAATGCATCAGAAAGTCTAACGCAATCATCACAAGAAAGTAGAAAAAGCTCAGAAGAACTCAAAAACCAGATGGACAAGATACAAACAAATGCAGAAGAAACAGCAGGAAACGTAGAAGAAGTAACCTCAGGGGTAGACGAAGTAGCAAGGGCGGCACAAGGAGTATCCCAAGACGCACAAAGGTTAAGTGAAGAAGCAGATGAAACAAGTAAAGCTGCAGAAGAAGGAAGCAAAACGATAGAAAGTATAAGTCAAGCTGTGAAAGAAGCGGTAGAAAGGACCAAAGAAAGTCAAAAAGAAGTAGAAACACTTGCAAGCAATGCCAAGAATGTACAAAGTATAGTAGAAACGATAAACTCGATAACGGAACAAACGAACCTTTTGGCACTAAACGCAGCGATAGAAGCAGCAAGGGCAGGAGAAGCAGGAAGAGGATTTGCAGTAGTAGCGGATGAGATAAGGAAATTAGCAGAAGAATCAAGAAATGCAACGGATGAAATATCCCAGATACTAGCCAACATAACGCAAGGAACGAACAAAGTAAACGAATCGACGAACAAGGTAGTAGGAACGATAGGAGAAATAAACGAAAAGATGGTAAATGTACAACAAAGTTTCAACAGGATAAAAGAAAGGATAGAAAGGATGGACCAAGGGATAGAAAACATGACAGCAAGTGCAGAAGAACAAAGTGCAAGTGCGCAAGAGATGAGCACAGCGATGGACAGGGTAGCGAAAGCGGTAACACAGATAAGTGAACAACTAGAAAGATCAAGAAGTGTAATAGACGAACAAGTAAACCAAGCTGTAGGAATAAACGAAGAAGCAAAAGAGTTGAGTGAGTTAGCCACAGAGTTAAAAGGGTTGGTTGGAAGTTTTAAAATATAA
- a CDS encoding GH1 family beta-glucosidase, whose translation MSEKVFPKDFMWGAATASYQIEGSPLADGAGSSIWHRFSHTPGNTYNGDTGDVADNHYNKYKEDIALMKDLGLKAYRFSISWSRIFPYGKGKINEKGVDFYNRLVDELLKVDITPFVTLYHWDLPAAIQDLGGWTNRDIAYWYTDYADYMFQRLGDRVKNWITLNEPWVMAFVGHFMGEHAPGMKDLYASFSVVHNQLRAHSKTVKAFREENIKEGKIGITLSNTSHDPATNSQEDKDAVRLAHEWTNYPLFLNPIYKGEYPSGIKEHASEFLPHNYENDLEEIKEKIDFVGINYYSGDLVKFDTKSFLGGKTVERGLPKTEMGWEIYPEGFYKILKGVQDEYNPKEVYVTENGAAFDDKIVNQGVHDEDRIDYLKKHLEQALRAIQNGVTLKGYFVWSLLDNFEWALGYSKRFGIVYVDYKTQKRIIKDSGKWYSQVIKNNSFEF comes from the coding sequence ATGTCTGAAAAAGTTTTTCCAAAAGATTTCATGTGGGGAGCAGCTACTGCATCTTACCAAATAGAGGGGTCCCCTTTGGCAGATGGAGCTGGTTCTTCAATTTGGCATAGATTTTCTCATACACCCGGAAATACATATAATGGAGACACTGGAGATGTTGCAGACAATCATTATAACAAGTACAAAGAAGATATTGCTTTGATGAAAGATTTAGGATTAAAAGCCTACAGGTTTTCTATATCTTGGTCGAGAATCTTCCCTTACGGTAAAGGTAAAATAAACGAAAAAGGTGTTGATTTTTACAATAGATTGGTGGATGAATTACTCAAGGTAGATATAACTCCTTTTGTTACATTGTATCATTGGGATCTACCTGCTGCTATACAAGATCTCGGCGGCTGGACAAACAGAGATATAGCATATTGGTACACCGATTATGCTGATTATATGTTTCAAAGATTGGGGGACAGAGTAAAAAATTGGATTACGTTAAACGAGCCTTGGGTAATGGCCTTTGTTGGCCATTTTATGGGTGAACATGCACCAGGAATGAAAGATCTTTACGCCTCTTTCTCAGTTGTTCACAATCAGTTGCGGGCTCATTCAAAAACAGTTAAAGCTTTCAGAGAAGAAAATATTAAAGAAGGGAAAATCGGAATTACTTTATCAAATACTTCCCACGATCCTGCTACAAATTCACAAGAAGATAAAGATGCAGTACGGTTGGCCCATGAATGGACAAATTACCCATTGTTTTTGAATCCGATATACAAGGGTGAATATCCAAGCGGGATAAAAGAACACGCTTCTGAGTTTTTACCTCACAATTACGAAAATGATTTGGAAGAAATAAAAGAAAAAATTGATTTTGTAGGCATCAATTATTACTCTGGAGATCTTGTCAAGTTCGATACAAAATCATTTTTAGGTGGAAAAACCGTTGAAAGAGGTCTTCCAAAAACCGAAATGGGTTGGGAGATTTATCCTGAAGGTTTTTACAAAATACTAAAAGGAGTTCAAGACGAGTACAATCCAAAAGAAGTGTATGTAACTGAGAATGGTGCTGCTTTTGATGATAAAATAGTAAACCAAGGGGTACACGATGAAGATAGAATAGATTATTTAAAGAAACATCTTGAACAAGCCTTAAGAGCGATTCAAAATGGAGTTACGCTCAAAGGATACTTCGTCTGGTCCCTATTAGACAATTTTGAATGGGCATTGGGCTATTCAAAGAGGTTTGGAATAGTGTACGTTGATTACAAAACTCAAAAAAGAATCATAAAAGATAGTGGCAAATGGTATTCACAGGTTATTAAGAATAATTCTTTTGAATTCTAA